One Vicugna pacos chromosome 12, VicPac4, whole genome shotgun sequence genomic window carries:
- the SULT4A1 gene encoding sulfotransferase 4A1 isoform X3, with translation MAESEAETPSTPGEFESKYFEFHGVRLPPFCRGKMEEIANFPVRPSDVWIVTYPKSGTSLLQEVVYLVSQGADPDEIGLMNIDEQLPVLEYPQPGLDIIKELTSPRLIKSHLPYRFLPSDLHNGDSKVIYMARNPKDLVVSYYQFHRSLRTMSYRGTFQEFCRRFMNDKLGYGSWFEHVQEFWEHRMDSNVLFLKYEDMHRDLVTMVEQLARFLGVSCDKAQLESLTEHCHQLVDQCCNAEALPVGRGRVGLWKDIFTVSMNEKFDLVYKQKMGKCDLTFDFYL, from the exons atggCGGAGAGCGAGGCCGAGACCCCCAGCACGCCGGGCGAGTTCGAGAGCAAGTACTTCGAGTTCCACGGCGTGCGGCTGCCGCCCTTCTGCCGCGGGAAGATGGAGGAGATCGCCAACTTCCCGGTGCGGCCGAGCGATGTGTGGATCGTCACCTACCCCAAGTCCG GCACGAGCTTGCTGCAGGAGGTGGTCTACCTGGTGAGCCAGGGGGCCGACCCCGACGAGATCGGCCTGATGAACATTGACGAGCAGCTCCCGGTCCTGGAGTACCCGCAGCCAGGCCTGGACATCATCAAG GAACTGACGTCACCCCGCCTCATCAAAAGCCACCTCCCCTACCGCTTCCTGCCCTCCGACCTCCACAACGGCGACTCCAAG GTCATATACATGGCTCGGAACCCCAAGGACCTGGTGGTGTCGTATTACCAGTTCCACCGCTCCCTGCGGACCATGAGCTATCGAGGCACTTTCCAGGAATTCTGCCGGAGATTCATGAATGACAAGT TGGGCTACGGCTCCTGGTTTGAGCACGTGCAGGAGTTCTGGGAGCACCGCATGGACTCGAATGTGCTTTTCCTCAAGTACGAAGACATGCACCGG GACCTGGTGACGATGGTGGAGCAGCTGGCCAGGTTCCTGGGGGTGTCCTGTGACAAGGCCCAGCTGGAGTCCCTGACTGAGCACTGCCACCAACTGGTGGACCAGTGCTGCAACGCCGAGGCCCTGCCTGTGGGCCGGG GAAGAGTCGGGCTATGGAAGGATATCTTCACTGTCTCCATGAACGAGAAGTTTGACTTGGTGTACAAACAGAAGATGGGAAAGTGTGACCTCACGTTTGACTTTTATTTATAA
- the SULT4A1 gene encoding sulfotransferase 4A1 isoform X2, whose product MAESEAETPSTPGEFESKYFEFHGVRLPPFCRGKMEEIANFPVRPSDVWIVTYPKSGTSLLQEVVYLVSQGADPDEIGLMNIDEQLPVLEYPQPGLDIIKELTSPRLIKSHLPYRFLPSDLHNGDSKVIYMARNPKDLVVSYYQFHRSLRTMSYRGTFQEFCRRFMNDKLGYGSWFEHVQEFWEHRMDSNVLFLKYEDMHRDLVTMVEQLARFLGVSCDKAQLESLTEHCHQLVDQCCNAEALPVGRDVTFSGSLFWFICVVEKRREHAACHMLPPTCLFYHRLPWFCFISVL is encoded by the exons atggCGGAGAGCGAGGCCGAGACCCCCAGCACGCCGGGCGAGTTCGAGAGCAAGTACTTCGAGTTCCACGGCGTGCGGCTGCCGCCCTTCTGCCGCGGGAAGATGGAGGAGATCGCCAACTTCCCGGTGCGGCCGAGCGATGTGTGGATCGTCACCTACCCCAAGTCCG GCACGAGCTTGCTGCAGGAGGTGGTCTACCTGGTGAGCCAGGGGGCCGACCCCGACGAGATCGGCCTGATGAACATTGACGAGCAGCTCCCGGTCCTGGAGTACCCGCAGCCAGGCCTGGACATCATCAAG GAACTGACGTCACCCCGCCTCATCAAAAGCCACCTCCCCTACCGCTTCCTGCCCTCCGACCTCCACAACGGCGACTCCAAG GTCATATACATGGCTCGGAACCCCAAGGACCTGGTGGTGTCGTATTACCAGTTCCACCGCTCCCTGCGGACCATGAGCTATCGAGGCACTTTCCAGGAATTCTGCCGGAGATTCATGAATGACAAGT TGGGCTACGGCTCCTGGTTTGAGCACGTGCAGGAGTTCTGGGAGCACCGCATGGACTCGAATGTGCTTTTCCTCAAGTACGAAGACATGCACCGG GACCTGGTGACGATGGTGGAGCAGCTGGCCAGGTTCCTGGGGGTGTCCTGTGACAAGGCCCAGCTGGAGTCCCTGACTGAGCACTGCCACCAACTGGTGGACCAGTGCTGCAACGCCGAGGCCCTGCCTGTGGGCCGGG ATGTGACCTTCTCCGGATCCCTCTTCTGGTTCATTTGTGTGGTTGAGAAGCGTCGAGAACATGCTGCGTGCCATATGCTCCCTCCGACGTGTTTGTTTTATCATCGTTTACCTTGGTTTTGCTTTATTTCagttctttga
- the SULT4A1 gene encoding sulfotransferase 4A1 isoform X1, protein MAESEAETPSTPGEFESKYFEFHGVRLPPFCRGKMEEIANFPVRPSDVWIVTYPKSGTSLLQEVVYLVSQGADPDEIGLMNIDEQLPVLEYPQPGLDIIKELTSPRLIKSHLPYRFLPSDLHNGDSKVIYMARNPKDLVVSYYQFHRSLRTMSYRGTFQEFCRRFMNDKLGYGSWFEHVQEFWEHRMDSNVLFLKYEDMHRDLVTMVEQLARFLGVSCDKAQLESLTEHCHQLVDQCCNAEALPVGRGMCPCPPTARLLTASAWEPRALVPFPAGVLMLSGPLPSCQCFTALHLLSPEPSAL, encoded by the exons atggCGGAGAGCGAGGCCGAGACCCCCAGCACGCCGGGCGAGTTCGAGAGCAAGTACTTCGAGTTCCACGGCGTGCGGCTGCCGCCCTTCTGCCGCGGGAAGATGGAGGAGATCGCCAACTTCCCGGTGCGGCCGAGCGATGTGTGGATCGTCACCTACCCCAAGTCCG GCACGAGCTTGCTGCAGGAGGTGGTCTACCTGGTGAGCCAGGGGGCCGACCCCGACGAGATCGGCCTGATGAACATTGACGAGCAGCTCCCGGTCCTGGAGTACCCGCAGCCAGGCCTGGACATCATCAAG GAACTGACGTCACCCCGCCTCATCAAAAGCCACCTCCCCTACCGCTTCCTGCCCTCCGACCTCCACAACGGCGACTCCAAG GTCATATACATGGCTCGGAACCCCAAGGACCTGGTGGTGTCGTATTACCAGTTCCACCGCTCCCTGCGGACCATGAGCTATCGAGGCACTTTCCAGGAATTCTGCCGGAGATTCATGAATGACAAGT TGGGCTACGGCTCCTGGTTTGAGCACGTGCAGGAGTTCTGGGAGCACCGCATGGACTCGAATGTGCTTTTCCTCAAGTACGAAGACATGCACCGG GACCTGGTGACGATGGTGGAGCAGCTGGCCAGGTTCCTGGGGGTGTCCTGTGACAAGGCCCAGCTGGAGTCCCTGACTGAGCACTGCCACCAACTGGTGGACCAGTGCTGCAACGCCGAGGCCCTGCCTGTGGGCCGGGGTATGTGCCCCTGCCCCCCTACCGCCCGCCTTCTCACTGCCTCTGCCTGGGAACCCAGGGCCCTCGTCCCCTTCCCTGCCGGGGTCCTCATGCTTTCTGGACCATTACCCTCATGTCAGTGTTTCACTGCCCTGCACCTCCTTTCTCCAGAGCCCTCTGCTTTGTGA